Proteins encoded together in one Neisseria lactamica window:
- the rpmF gene encoding 50S ribosomal protein L32, with translation MAVQQNKKSPSKRGMHRSHDALTAPSLSVDGATGEVHRPHHISPNGMYRGRKVVKAKGE, from the coding sequence ATGGCCGTTCAACAAAACAAAAAATCCCCTTCCAAACGCGGTATGCACCGTTCGCACGACGCGCTGACCGCACCTTCCCTGTCCGTCGACGGCGCGACCGGCGAAGTACACCGCCCGCACCACATCTCCCCCAACGGTATGTACCGCGGCCGCAAAGTGGTCAAAGCCAAAGGCGAATAA
- a CDS encoding YceD family protein codes for MSDPNLIDPKVFAAEGRSLQGGFLLEELDERVSSHDYPADKQTRVSFTLQGGRDRLQRLFLDLGVKADMPLVCQRCIAPLPFRLDETARIVLFSDEKDLDEAMLADEELEGMLLEKELDVRILVEDQILMSLPFSPRHEDCGGNGTPEKADRDKPNPFAVLAGLKSN; via the coding sequence ATGTCAGACCCTAATTTGATTGACCCGAAAGTTTTCGCCGCCGAAGGGCGGAGCCTGCAAGGCGGCTTCCTGCTCGAAGAATTGGACGAACGCGTCAGTTCGCACGATTATCCCGCCGACAAACAGACACGCGTGTCGTTTACGCTGCAAGGCGGGCGCGACCGGCTGCAACGCCTGTTCCTCGACTTGGGCGTCAAAGCCGATATGCCCTTGGTTTGCCAGCGGTGCATTGCGCCCCTGCCGTTCCGGCTCGACGAAACCGCCCGCATCGTCTTGTTTTCCGACGAGAAAGACTTGGACGAAGCGATGCTTGCCGATGAAGAATTGGAAGGTATGCTGCTCGAAAAAGAGCTTGACGTGCGGATCTTGGTCGAAGACCAAATCCTGATGTCGCTCCCCTTCTCTCCCCGGCACGAAGACTGCGGCGGCAACGGGACACCGGAAAAAGCCGATCGGGACAAACCAAACCCTTTCGCTGTTTTGGCAGGTTTGAAAAGCAATTGA
- a CDS encoding Maf family protein, with translation MGLKLPLILGTSSVFRREQMERLGIAFQAASPDFDETPMLGESAPQTALRLAEGKARSLAGRFPEALIVGADQVAWCDGRQWGKPMNLANAQKMLMHLSGREIEFYSAVVLLNTVTGTMQRHIDKTVVVMRQLDELHILRYLEREPDAVYCSCALKSEDLGALLIERIESSDPNALIGLPVFRLVDFLKNEGVDVL, from the coding sequence ATGGGTTTGAAGCTGCCTTTGATTTTGGGTACGAGTTCGGTTTTCCGCCGCGAACAGATGGAAAGGCTCGGCATCGCCTTTCAGGCGGCATCCCCCGATTTTGACGAAACGCCGATGCTGGGGGAGTCTGCCCCTCAGACGGCATTGCGCCTTGCCGAGGGTAAGGCGCGGTCGTTGGCCGGACGTTTCCCCGAGGCGTTGATTGTCGGTGCGGACCAGGTAGCGTGGTGCGACGGCAGGCAGTGGGGCAAGCCGATGAACCTTGCCAACGCGCAAAAGATGCTGATGCACTTGAGCGGCAGGGAGATTGAGTTTTACAGCGCGGTCGTGCTGTTGAATACGGTTACGGGCACGATGCAGCGGCATATCGATAAGACTGTGGTCGTGATGAGGCAGTTGGACGAGCTGCACATCCTCCGCTATTTGGAGCGCGAGCCTGATGCGGTTTATTGCTCGTGTGCGTTGAAGAGCGAGGATTTGGGTGCATTGTTGATCGAACGGATTGAAAGCAGCGATCCGAATGCTTTAATCGGTTTGCCGGTTTTCCGTCTGGTCGATTTCTTGAAAAATGAGGGCGTGGATGTTTTGTAA
- a CDS encoding SAM-dependent methyltransferase encodes MAAVLYLIPTPLGAPDTPCLLPHEQQAVVGLTDFVVEAEKTARAHLKHLGVTAPIRELNLQTLNEHTDLKALPELLKPLQEGRSMGIVSEAGCPAVADPGANLVALAHKHGFEVRPLVGPSSLLLALMASGANGQNFAFKGYLPSEKNERIQSLKALEQRSRQCGETQIFIETPYRNDALLADAVENLHPETRLCVAADLTLPTQEIISRTIAQWRKRKEMPNLKKRPTIFVMYAG; translated from the coding sequence ATGGCTGCTGTTTTGTATTTGATTCCTACGCCTTTGGGTGCGCCGGACACGCCGTGCCTGTTGCCGCACGAACAACAGGCGGTTGTCGGGCTGACGGATTTTGTCGTAGAGGCGGAAAAAACGGCGCGCGCGCATTTGAAACATTTGGGCGTAACTGCACCCATCCGCGAGCTGAATCTGCAAACATTGAACGAACATACGGATTTGAAGGCTTTACCGGAATTGCTGAAACCTTTGCAGGAAGGGCGCAGTATGGGCATTGTCAGCGAGGCGGGTTGCCCGGCTGTGGCTGATCCGGGCGCGAATTTGGTGGCATTGGCGCATAAACACGGTTTTGAAGTGCGTCCGCTGGTCGGGCCGTCCAGCCTGCTGCTGGCGCTGATGGCTTCGGGCGCGAACGGGCAGAACTTTGCGTTTAAGGGTTATCTGCCGTCTGAAAAAAATGAGCGCATTCAGAGTTTGAAGGCTTTGGAGCAACGTTCGCGGCAGTGCGGCGAGACGCAGATTTTTATTGAAACGCCTTACCGCAATGATGCGCTGCTTGCCGATGCGGTGGAAAACCTGCATCCTGAAACGCGCTTGTGTGTAGCTGCGGATTTGACCTTGCCGACACAGGAAATCATCAGCCGGACAATCGCGCAGTGGCGGAAAAGGAAAGAAATGCCGAATTTGAAAAAACGTCCGACGATTTTTGTGATGTATGCGGGTTGA
- the yidC gene encoding membrane protein insertase YidC: protein MDFKRLTAFFAIALAIMIGWEKMFPAPQTAPAPGQAAQQQRQTVATASAEAALAPATPITVTTDAVQAVIDEKSGDLRRLTLLKYKATGDEHKPFVLFGDGKEYTYVAQSELLDAQGNNVLKGIGFTAPQKQYSLNGDKVEVRLSAPETNGLKIDKVYTFTKGSYLVNVRFDIANTGGKPANLSADYRIVRDRSQPEGQGYFTRSYLGPVVYTPEGGFQKVSFSDLDDDAKSGKSEAEYIRKTPTGWLGMIEHHFMSAWILQPKGGQSVCAAGECGIDIKRRNDKLYSASVGVPLAAIPAGAKAETAVNLYAGPQTTSVIAGIADKLQLAKDYGKVHWFASPLFWLLNQLHNIIGNWGWAIIVLTIIVKAVLYPLTNASYRSMAKMRAAAPKLQAIKEKYGDDRMAQQQAMMQLYKDEKINPLGGCLPMLLQIPVFIGLYWALFASVELRQAPWLGWITDLSRSDPYYILPIIMAATMFAQTYLNPPPTDPMQAKMMKIMPLVFSVMFFFFPAGLVLYWVVNNLLTIAQQWHINRSIEKQRAQGEVVS, encoded by the coding sequence ATGGATTTTAAAAGACTCACCGCGTTCTTCGCCATCGCGCTGGCGATTATGATCGGCTGGGAAAAAATGTTCCCCGCCCCCCAAACCGCGCCCGCGCCCGGACAGGCCGCACAGCAACAGCGGCAAACCGTCGCAACCGCTTCCGCCGAAGCCGCACTCGCCCCCGCAACGCCGATTACCGTAACGACCGATGCGGTTCAAGCCGTCATTGATGAAAAAAGCGGCGACCTGCGCCGGCTGACCCTGCTCAAATACAAAGCAACCGGCGACGAACACAAACCCTTCGTCCTATTTGGCGACGGCAAAGAATACACCTACGTCGCCCAATCCGAGCTTTTGGACGCACAAGGCAACAACGTTCTGAAAGGCATCGGCTTTACCGCTCCGCAAAAACAATACAGCCTCAACGGCGACAAAGTCGAAGTCCGCCTGAGTGCGCCCGAAACAAACGGACTGAAAATCGACAAAGTTTATACTTTTACCAAAGGCAGCTACTTGGTTAACGTCCGCTTCGACATTGCCAACACCGGCGGCAAGCCCGCCAACCTGAGCGCGGACTACCGCATCGTCCGCGACCGCAGCCAACCCGAAGGCCAAGGCTACTTCACCCGTTCCTACCTCGGCCCGGTGGTTTACACCCCTGAAGGCGGCTTCCAAAAAGTCAGCTTCTCCGATTTGGACGACGATGCCAAATCCGGCAAATCCGAAGCCGAATACATCCGCAAAACCCCGACCGGTTGGCTCGGTATGATCGAACACCACTTTATGTCCGCTTGGATTTTGCAGCCTAAAGGCGGACAAAGCGTTTGCGCCGCAGGCGAATGCGGCATCGACATCAAACGCCGCAACGACAAGCTGTACAGCGCAAGCGTCGGCGTGCCTTTAGCCGCCATCCCGGCCGGCGCGAAAGCCGAAACCGCCGTCAACCTGTATGCCGGCCCGCAAACCACTTCCGTCATCGCCGGCATCGCCGACAAACTGCAACTGGCAAAAGACTACGGCAAAGTACACTGGTTCGCCTCCCCACTCTTCTGGCTCTTGAACCAACTGCACAACATCATCGGCAACTGGGGCTGGGCAATCATCGTTTTGACCATCATCGTCAAAGCCGTACTGTACCCATTGACCAACGCCTCTTACCGCTCGATGGCGAAAATGCGCGCCGCCGCACCCAAGCTGCAAGCCATCAAAGAGAAATACGGCGACGACCGTATGGCGCAGCAACAAGCGATGATGCAGCTTTACAAAGACGAAAAAATCAATCCGCTGGGCGGCTGTCTGCCTATGCTGTTGCAAATCCCCGTATTCATCGGCTTGTACTGGGCATTGTTCGCCTCCGTAGAATTGCGCCAGGCACCTTGGCTGGGCTGGATTACCGACCTCAGCCGCTCCGACCCCTACTACATCCTGCCCATCATTATGGCGGCAACGATGTTCGCCCAAACCTATCTGAACCCGCCGCCGACCGACCCGATGCAGGCGAAAATGATGAAAATCATGCCTTTGGTTTTCTCCGTTATGTTCTTCTTCTTCCCTGCCGGTCTGGTATTGTACTGGGTGGTCAACAATCTCTTAACCATCGCCCAGCAATGGCACATCAACCGCAGCATCGAAAAACAACGCGCCCAAGGCGAAGTCGTTTCCTAA
- the yidD gene encoding membrane protein insertion efficiency factor YidD, translating to MNFLLSKLLLVLIRFYQYCISPLIPPRCRYTPTCSQYAVEAVKKYGAFKGGLLAAKRIARCHPLGGHGHDPVP from the coding sequence ATGAACTTCCTATTGTCCAAACTCCTGCTGGTTCTGATAAGGTTTTACCAATACTGCATCAGCCCGCTGATTCCGCCGCGCTGCCGCTATACGCCGACCTGTTCGCAATACGCGGTGGAAGCCGTGAAAAAATACGGCGCATTCAAAGGCGGGCTGCTTGCGGCAAAGCGCATCGCCCGATGCCACCCCCTCGGCGGACACGGACACGACCCCGTCCCCTGA
- the rnpA gene encoding ribonuclease P protein component codes for MDCRFGRQYRLLKTDDFSSVFAFRNRRSLDFLQVARSDGNGAGHPRLGLVVGKKTAKRANERNYMKRVIRDWFRLNKNNLPPQDFVVRVRRKFDRDTARQARSELARLMSGDPAPERGKQA; via the coding sequence TTGGACTGCCGCTTCGGAAGGCAGTACCGCTTGTTGAAAACGGATGATTTTTCATCCGTTTTTGCATTCAGAAACCGCCGCAGCCTCGACTTCCTGCAAGTTGCGCGTTCCGACGGCAACGGGGCGGGGCATCCCCGCCTCGGACTGGTCGTCGGCAAAAAAACCGCCAAACGCGCCAACGAGCGGAACTATATGAAACGCGTCATCCGCGACTGGTTCAGGTTGAACAAAAACAATCTTCCGCCTCAGGATTTCGTCGTGCGCGTCCGTCGGAAATTCGACAGGGATACCGCAAGGCAGGCGCGCTCGGAGCTGGCGCGGCTGATGTCCGGCGATCCGGCACCGGAACGCGGCAAACAGGCATAG
- the rpmH gene encoding 50S ribosomal protein L34 codes for MKRTYQPSVTKRKRTHGFLVRSKTRGGRAVLAARRAKGRKRLAV; via the coding sequence ATGAAACGCACTTACCAACCTTCCGTTACCAAACGCAAACGCACCCACGGCTTCCTCGTGCGCTCCAAAACGCGCGGCGGCCGCGCAGTATTGGCGGCACGCCGCGCCAAAGGCCGCAAACGCCTGGCGGTGTGA
- the dnaA gene encoding chromosomal replication initiator protein DnaA, translated as MTLAEFWPMCLRRLHDTLPPGQFAQWIAPLTVGEEDGVWVVYGKNQFACNMLKSRFAGKIEALREECAPERAAFVFKAGEGVRYEMAAAGVAEKPPVREVRDELPARAALSEAMPSEAPSEPPSETLFETPSEGAAKPSAAKTAADILAERMKNLPHGSRSAAEPVLRPEPQAAAKARTDAQSGAEEARYEQTNLSRDYTFDTLVEGKGNRLAAAAAQAIAESPGQSYNPFFLYGSTGLGKTHLVQAVGNELLKNRPDAKVRYMHSDDYIRSFMKAVRNNTYDVFKQQYKQYDLLIIDDIQFIKGKDRTMEEFFYLYNHFHNEKKQLILTCDVLPAKIEGMDDRLKSRFSWGLTLELEPPELEMRVAILQKKAEAAGISIEDEAALFIANLIRSNVRELEGAFNRVSASSRFMNRPVIDMDLARTALQDIIAEKHKVITADLIIDAVAKYYHIRISDILGKKRTRSLARPRQVAMTLSKELTTMSLPAIGDAFGGRDHTTVMHAIRAVTSLREEDPELNQDYEKLLILIQN; from the coding sequence ATGACACTAGCAGAATTTTGGCCGATGTGCCTCCGCCGCCTTCACGATACCCTGCCCCCGGGGCAGTTTGCACAATGGATTGCCCCCCTTACCGTCGGCGAGGAAGACGGGGTGTGGGTGGTGTACGGCAAAAACCAGTTTGCCTGCAATATGCTCAAAAGCCGCTTCGCCGGCAAAATCGAAGCCTTGAGGGAAGAATGCGCCCCCGAACGCGCCGCCTTCGTATTCAAGGCAGGCGAAGGCGTGCGTTACGAGATGGCGGCTGCCGGGGTTGCGGAAAAACCGCCTGTGCGCGAAGTGCGGGATGAATTGCCGGCGCGGGCGGCGTTGTCGGAGGCGATGCCGTCTGAAGCCCCGTCCGAACCTCCGTCCGAAACCCTGTTTGAAACTCCGTCCGAAGGGGCTGCCAAGCCTTCGGCGGCGAAAACGGCGGCGGATATTTTGGCGGAACGTATGAAAAACCTGCCGCACGGATCGCGATCCGCCGCCGAACCTGTTTTGCGCCCGGAGCCGCAGGCGGCAGCCAAAGCGCGGACGGACGCGCAGAGCGGTGCGGAAGAGGCGCGTTACGAACAGACCAACCTGTCGCGCGATTACACGTTTGACACATTGGTCGAAGGCAAGGGCAACCGCCTTGCGGCGGCGGCGGCGCAGGCGATTGCGGAAAGCCCGGGGCAGAGTTACAACCCGTTCTTCCTCTATGGCAGCACGGGTTTGGGCAAAACCCACCTTGTGCAGGCGGTCGGCAACGAGCTTTTGAAAAACCGTCCCGATGCGAAAGTGCGCTATATGCATTCGGACGATTATATCCGCAGCTTTATGAAAGCCGTGCGCAACAATACTTACGACGTGTTCAAGCAGCAATACAAGCAATACGACCTGCTGATTATCGACGATATTCAGTTTATTAAAGGAAAAGACCGTACGATGGAAGAATTTTTCTATCTGTACAACCATTTCCACAACGAGAAAAAACAGCTCATCCTCACTTGCGACGTTTTACCTGCCAAAATCGAGGGTATGGACGACCGGCTCAAGTCCCGCTTTTCGTGGGGGCTGACTTTGGAACTCGAGCCGCCCGAATTGGAAATGCGCGTGGCGATTTTGCAGAAAAAGGCGGAAGCGGCGGGCATCAGTATCGAAGACGAGGCGGCATTGTTTATTGCCAACCTGATCCGTTCCAACGTGCGCGAATTGGAAGGCGCGTTCAACCGCGTCAGCGCGAGCAGCCGCTTTATGAACCGCCCCGTCATCGATATGGATTTGGCGCGTACGGCGTTGCAGGACATTATCGCCGAGAAGCACAAAGTCATTACCGCCGACCTCATCATTGATGCGGTTGCCAAGTATTACCATATCAGGATCAGCGACATACTCGGCAAAAAACGCACGCGCAGCCTTGCCCGCCCGCGTCAGGTTGCGATGACCTTGAGCAAGGAGCTGACCACGATGAGCCTGCCCGCCATCGGCGACGCGTTCGGCGGGCGCGACCACACCACCGTCATGCACGCCATCCGCGCCGTAACCTCGTTGCGCGAAGAAGACCCCGAATTGAACCAGGACTACGAAAAACTGCTGATTCTGATTCAAAACTGA
- the dnaN gene encoding DNA polymerase III subunit beta gives MLILQAERDSLLKPLQAVTGIVERRHTLPILSNVLIEGRGGQTKLLATDLEIQIDTSGPECGAADFRITTNAKKFQDILRALPAGALVSLDWDDNRLTLKAGKSRFALQTLPADDFPQINIGEDVSAAFELEQEAFKTMLSQVQYSMAVQDIRYYLNGLLMQVEGGQLRLVATDGHRLAYSACAIGADLPRAELILPRKTVLELFKLLNNPSDPIQVELLDKQVRFRCNGTTIVSKVIDGKFPDFNRVIPLDNDKIFVLSRAELLGALERAAILANEKIRGARLFLQPGLLSVVCSNNEQEEAREEIEIAYQGGELEAGFNIGYLMDVLRNIHTDDMQLAFGDANRPTLFTVPDNPNFKYVVMPMRI, from the coding sequence ATGTTGATTTTACAAGCCGAACGCGACAGCCTGCTCAAGCCGTTGCAAGCCGTTACCGGCATCGTCGAACGCCGCCACACCCTGCCCATCCTGTCCAATGTGCTGATTGAGGGCAGGGGCGGTCAGACCAAACTCTTGGCGACCGACTTGGAAATCCAAATCGATACCTCCGGGCCGGAGTGCGGTGCGGCAGATTTCCGCATTACGACCAATGCCAAGAAATTTCAGGATATTTTACGGGCCCTGCCGGCAGGTGCATTGGTTTCGTTGGATTGGGACGACAACCGTCTGACGCTGAAGGCGGGCAAGTCCCGTTTCGCCCTGCAAACCCTGCCTGCCGACGACTTTCCGCAAATCAATATCGGCGAGGATGTCAGCGCCGCATTTGAATTGGAGCAGGAAGCCTTTAAAACGATGCTGTCCCAGGTCCAATACAGTATGGCGGTGCAGGACATCCGCTATTATCTCAATGGTTTGCTGATGCAGGTCGAAGGCGGGCAGTTGCGCCTTGTGGCGACAGACGGGCACCGGCTTGCCTATTCGGCTTGCGCCATTGGTGCGGATTTGCCGCGCGCCGAGCTTATCCTGCCGCGCAAAACGGTTTTGGAGCTTTTCAAACTGTTGAATAATCCGTCCGATCCGATTCAGGTGGAACTCTTGGACAAGCAGGTTCGCTTCCGTTGCAACGGCACGACCATCGTCAGCAAAGTCATCGACGGCAAATTCCCCGATTTCAACCGCGTGATTCCTTTGGACAACGACAAGATTTTCGTTTTGTCCCGTGCCGAACTTTTGGGCGCGTTGGAACGTGCCGCGATTCTTGCCAATGAAAAAATCCGGGGGGCAAGGCTGTTTTTGCAGCCCGGACTGTTGAGTGTCGTGTGCAGCAACAACGAGCAGGAAGAAGCGCGCGAAGAAATCGAAATCGCCTATCAGGGCGGGGAATTGGAAGCCGGTTTCAATATCGGCTACCTGATGGACGTGTTGCGGAATATCCATACCGACGATATGCAGCTTGCCTTCGGCGATGCCAACCGGCCGACCCTGTTTACCGTGCCGGACAATCCGAATTTCAAATATGTCGTGATGCCGATGCGGATCTGA